The following coding sequences are from one Salvia hispanica cultivar TCC Black 2014 chromosome 3, UniMelb_Shisp_WGS_1.0, whole genome shotgun sequence window:
- the LOC125209227 gene encoding uncharacterized protein LOC125209227, whose protein sequence is MPSFRSIKLSSHSYSSPPCPEEPSAPPPPPPPPRAPCSPCQHKNHTHPPPGSAPPPPPPPTTTTPPPPTPPPPATTPAPPPTTATPPASPPPPRASPLPFYNPAAAIAPPPYFLQSPTSQQSIAPLSAAGNQHQPQLVGISLGGLFFLSFLALGINYIFGKKFFVSATAGTTSALPPPINDAATVATMTATQPLMPTTVTHPPSNVTDAHAPEQRPTQQEDHRKAEQEDEQSEKKKRKKVKADTVVQSLKETGMLLTALLAASPSHKDKGETSYAVNNTDNDQLKENADGGNPDEDDGDEDAVANDTPEIEHDKTVSGDALIAAEKLAPSTKPPRGGRGAQSSSSRYPKDVEKFQTDSSQQYFDENDENADQGGGEEEGDDNLSQQHFVENEDKVDQEGGVEEGDDNLDKPKDDVGVGGDDDVNNGRRVGAVGGRGRGQGRGQGRGRGRGNSRNRKISSTLNLVNKSEKQIYEKSAEKNGEETKLEEGERQGTSGNDMNKKSDEEDDEESEGDDEKDDSLVEELGDLDILGLANLGPGLFKRWSSVVEKLVKRNTRLVYQLQKMINERENNSPADEMRQEPSVKRSDVAPSGKQGKTMSGALNGNDGRKGKRVMTRVADKDISRFEGEGGGEEDDAERGDVEDVEKEEYPTECGEVETVSPIPDDEEEVEKTNDEDVAKERMRDEDEGKATIKEMRPVDHESFVKKNKKPGQRGVKAVSGKEQEMKLGKDDNVLSLLGGSDEANSRERDQLNVAGVFDGDDETNEQEEMMNDEEGGEGEGEEEGGGGGAAADEKGVEQGMEKMPPVNYDLLSKNRKAKKKKAKKMSGKEQEMRLVNENDPLSLLKGRDEPNNRKRDQLNVAGVFDNDEGTNEQVEEDYAMGDHEEEELPNYESLIDPKNIKAMSSVYPKSDMPQNIKLGRKQQAKTTSSALSTVSHGMAALKETGDYSHGQVTLSSIIGTYEHKTGENARHSPKTVRRSNITSKRGADVARHETVDAADEDVEQEKNTVDDTGMSRFADPGEGEEDDESRKVESGDVEEDGKDENLTEAKNMVAGRHAPLGPVDERLSDEYSNKENKGVGKLYPKTRSQGDISAVGALVKMGVDDYDLLEKGIEEEVNEDEADEEKLNLAAGLQVIPAVDHVSLEKKKMMPGVKAISGMFDEATKKKNLSKSRRGQGEQAKEGMGGALVNKVVDNKNMIISMAEENQTGNEKSCDLVERLNDEENEETEHGMGEMPFDSLSALAKNIEDGKQQHLQERCNKTVKNGRKHAKDGRGSSISNKKGAAQPQCEDHIGDKLQPPNTEGDSAKDEQDVGADAAAEYDTTEAAADDDDGAGQCGTTTQEDSLYSVQA, encoded by the exons ATGCCTTCTTTTAGAAGTATCAAACTCTCATCACATTCATACTCCTCGCCGCCTTGCCCTGAGGAGCCAAGTgcccctcctcctccacccccaCCTCCCCGCGCACCTTGTTCACCTTGCCAACACAAAAATCACACTCATCCACCACCCGGCTCGGCCCCTCCacccccaccaccaccaacaaCCACTACTCCTCCACCTCcaacaccaccaccaccagccACTACTCCTGCACCTCCACCAACAACTGCTACTCCTCCAGCTTCACCCCCACCACCAAGGGCAAGTCCACTTCCATTTTATAATCCAGCAGCAGCCATAGCTCCGCCGCCATATTTTCTACAATCCCCAACTTCACAACAGTCCATAGCTCCTTTGTCGGCTGCAGGGAACCAACACCAACCCCAATTGGTTGGTATCTCTTTAGGTGGCTTGTTCTTTCTCTCCTTCTTGGCACTTGGCATCAATTACATCTTCGGCAAGAAATTCTTTGTCTCCGCAACCGCTGGCACCACCAGCGCTCTACCACCCCCCATAAATGACGCCGCCACTGTTGCCACCATGACCGCCACCCAACCACTCATGCCAACTACTGTCACTCACCCACCTTCTAACG TGACGGATGCACATGCACCTGAACAGAGGCCGACCCAGCAAGAAGATCATCGGAAAGCAGAGCAAGAAGATGAGCAGtcggagaagaagaagaggaagaaggttAAGGCCGACACGGTGGTACAGAGCCTAAAAGAGACGGGGATGCTTCTAACTGCTTTGTTGGCAGCATCTCCATCTCATAAGGATAAAGGAGAGACCTCCTATGCTGTCAACAACACTGATAATGATCAGTTGAAGGAAAATGCCGATGGTGGTAACCCAGACGAAGACGATGGCGATGAAGATGCGGTAGCTAATGATACTCCTGAAATAGAGCATGACAAGACCGTTTCCGGCGACGCCCTGATAGCGGCTGAGAAGCTTGCGCCGTCGACAAAACCACCACGTGGTGGCCGTGGCGCGCAGTCTTCTTCATCGAGATATCCCAAAGATGTCGAGAAATTTCAGACAGATTCATCTCAACAGTATTTTGATGAGAATGATGAAAATGCGGATCAAGGTggtggtgaagaagaaggtgatgaTAATCTCTCTCAACAACATTTTGTTGAGAATGAGGACAAAGTGGATCAGGAAGGTGGTGTAGAAGAAGGTGATGACAATCTAGATAAACCAAAGGATGATGTTGGCGTCggtggtgatgatgatgttaATAATGGACGGAGGGTTGGCGCGGTTGGGGGCCGAGGAAGAGGTCAAGGACGGGGACAGGGACGaggaaggggaaggggaaaTTCTAGGAATCGGAAAATAAGTTCCACTCTCAACTTAGTGAACAAAAGTGAGAAGCAAATTTATGAGAAATCGGCGGAGAAGAATGGTGAAGAGACCAAATTGGAAGAGGGGGAGAGACAAGGAACCAGTGGTAATGATATGAACAAGAAGAGTGACGAGGAAGATGACGAGGAGAGTGAAGGTGATGATGAGAAAGACGATAGTTTGGTAGAGGAGTTGGGAGATTTAGACATTTTGGGGTTGGCAAATCTGGGGCCGGGCTTGTTTAAGAGGTGGAGCAGTGTGGTGGAGAAGCTTGTCAAGAGGAACACTCGTTTGGTGTATCAATTgcaaaaaatgattaatgagCGTGAAAATAATTCGCCGGCAGATGAGATGCGTCAGGAGCCTTCAGTGAAGAGGAGCGATGTGGCTCCGAGTGGTAAACAGGGGAAAACTATGAGTGGTGCATTGAATGGGAATGATGGGCGTAAGGGAAAGAGGGTGATGACTAGGGTGGCTGATAAGGATATTTCCCGATTCGAAGGTGAGGGTGGGGGTGAGGAAGATGATGCGGAACGTGGTGATGTTGAAGATGTTGAGAAAGAAGAGTACCCAACCGAATGTGGCGAGGTTGAAACGGTGAGCCCCATCcctgatgatgaagaagaggtAGAAAAGACGAATGATGAAGATGTAGCCAAGGAAAGGATGCgtgatgaagatgaaggcAAGGCAACTATAAAAGAGATGCGTCCGGTGGATCATGAGTCATTCGtgaagaagaataagaagCCGGGGCAGCGTGGAGTGAAAGCAGTGAGTGGGAAGGAGCAAGAAATGAAGTTGGGGAAGGATGATAATGTATTATCATTACTTGGGGGGAGTGATGAGGCTAATAGTAGAGAGCGTGATCAACTCAATGTTGCCGGTGTGtttgatggtgatgatgaaaCAAATGAGCAGGAagaaatgatgaatgatgaagagggtggagaaggagaaggagaagaagaaggtggtggtggtggtgctgCTGCTGATGAAAAAGGAGTCGAGCAAGGAATGGAGAAAATGCCTCCGGTGAATTATGATTTGTTGAGCAAAAATAGGAAggccaaaaagaaaaaggcgAAAAAAATGAGTGGGAAGGAGCAAGAAATGAGATTGGTCAATGAGAATGATCCATTATCGTTACTAAAGGGGAGAGATGAGCCAAATAATAGAAAGCGTGATCAACTCAATGTTGCAGGTGTGTTTGATAATGATGAGGGTACAAATGAGCAAGTAGAAGAAGATTATGCCATGGGGGATCATGAGGAGGAGGAACTGCCTAATTATGAGTCTTTAATCGATCCTAAGAATATAAAGGCAATGAGTAGTGTGTATCCGAAGAGTGATATGCCTCAGAATATAAAGCTAGGAAGAAAGCAACAGGCGAAAACAACGAGCTCTGCACTTAGTACTGTTAGTCATGGAATGGCCGCCTTGAAAGAAACGGGTGATTATAGTCATGGCCAAGTAACGTTGAGCTCAATTATTGGAACTTATGAGCACAAGACAGGGGAGAATGCCCGCCATAGTCCTAAAACCGTGCGCAGGAGCAACATCACTTCCAAAAGAGGCGCAGATGTTGCTAGGCATGAGACCGTGGATGCAGCTGATGAGGATGTCGAGCAGGAGAAGAACACGGTTGATGATACAGGTATGTCTAGATTCGCAGATCCTGGTGAgggtgaagaagatgatgaatcAAGAAAGGTGGAAAGTGGTGACGTTGAAGAGGACGGGAAAGATGAAAACCTAACAGAGGCAAAGAATATGGTGGCTGGAAGGCATGCTCCACTTGGTCCGGTAGATGAGAGGTTGTCGGATGAGTATAGCAATAAGGAGAATAAGGGAGTTGGAAAACTTTATCCTAAAACTCGGTCTCAAGGAGATATCAGTGCCGTTGGTGCGTTGGTGAAGATGGGAGTTGATGATTATGATTTGTTAGAGAAGGGGATTGAAGAAGAGGTAAATGAAGATGAAGCCGACGAAGAAAAGCTGAATTTGGCAGCAGGCCTACAAGTGATTCCTGCGGTGGATCATGTGTCGttggaaaagaagaaaatgatgcCCGGGGTAAAAGCAATTAGTGGTATGTTTGATGAAgccactaaaaagaaaaatctaaGTAAAAGTAGAAGAGGTCAAGGCGAGCAGGCTAAGGAAGGGATGGGTGGTGCTTTAGTCAACAAGGTAGTTGATAACAAGAATATGATCATATCCATGGCTGAGGAGAACCAGACAGGGAATGAGAAAAGTTGTGATCTGGTAGAAAGGTTGAATGATGAAGAGAACGAAGAAACCGAGCATGGAATGGGGGAGATGCCTTTTGATTCGTTGAGTGCTTTGGCGAAGAATATAGAGGACGGAAAGCAGCAACACTTACAAGAGAGGTGCAACAAGACTGTGAAGAATGGCCGCAAGCACGCTAAAGATGGGCGAGGGAGCAGCATCAGTAACAAGAAAGGGGCAGCTCAGCCTCAGTGTGAAGATCATATTGGTGACAAATTACAACCACCGAATACCGAAGGTGATTCTGCTAAGGATGAGCAGGATGTTGGTGCTGATGCTGCTGCTGAATATGACACAACGGAAGCTGCGgccgatgatgatgatggtgcTGGGCAGTGTGGTACTACTACCCAAGAGGATTCCCTATATAGTGTGCAAGCCTAG
- the LOC125212386 gene encoding zinc finger protein ZAT10: MPPEAQNPAGPPHRRRLNEYSYDSSTKAKRSKRVSDDEYLAGCLVALRSGGEASSSPAAAAKSPRIYNCSVCGKGFSSHQALGGHKASHRNKPAEKKPSNSTSTATTADDDSIAGPHRLHNCSTCGRSFPSGQALGGHMRKHYGGVIGGSKSGVNSSDGGNGDGFSVVTSSSGGGGTNSSYGDGDVTRNWELNWISEEGLDLTLRL, from the coding sequence ATGCCTCCCGAAGCTCAGAATCCAGCGGGGCCGCCGCATCGCCGCCGCCTCAACGAATACAGCTACGATTCATCTACGAAAGCGAAGCGCTCCAAGCGCGTCTCCGACGACGAGTACCTCGCCGGCTGTCTCGTCGCGCTCCGGAGCGGCGGCGAGGCCTCTTCCTCCCCCGCCGCGGCGGCGAAATCGCCTCGGATCTACAATTGCAGCGTCTGCGGCAAGGGATTCTCCTCGCACCAGGCTCTCGGCGGCCACAAAGCGAGCCACCGCAACAAGCCGGCGGAGAAGAAACCGTCGAATTCGACGTCCACCGCCACCACCGCCGACGACGATTCAATCGCTGGTCCCCACAGGCTTCACAACTGCTCCACGTGCGGGAGGAGCTTCCCCAGCGGCCAAGCCCTGGGCGGCCACATGCGGAAGCATTACGGCGGCGTAATCGGCGGATCTAAAAGCGGCGTGAACTCTTCTGACGGTGGTAACGGTGACGGATTCAGCGTTGTCACGTCATCCTCCGGCGGTGGCGGGACCAACTCCTCctacggcgacggcgacgtcACTCGGAATTGGGAATTGAATTGGATATCCGAAGAAGGACTTGATTTAACGCTTAGGTTGTAG